From the genome of Spirosomataceae bacterium TFI 002, one region includes:
- a CDS encoding Activator of Hsp90 ATPase homolog 1-like protein: MDPKKEKIPFDWSSFTKRIAVKANLDDVYQSFSTQKGLESWFLREAIFNRFGDQLIEEEDALEGDEYHWKWHGWSDDVYENGRVLYVETNKCFAFSFDQNGKTDMVVFVTFEELKDQVIVSLTQSEIPTDDEGKSSFHVGCLTGWTFYLTNLKSVLEGGLDLRNKDLEIGEVINS, translated from the coding sequence ATGGATCCCAAAAAAGAAAAAATACCCTTTGACTGGAGTAGTTTTACAAAGAGAATTGCTGTTAAAGCCAACTTAGATGATGTTTACCAATCGTTTTCTACGCAGAAAGGACTTGAGTCGTGGTTTTTGCGTGAAGCAATTTTTAATCGATTTGGAGATCAGCTCATTGAGGAGGAGGATGCCCTAGAAGGGGATGAGTATCACTGGAAATGGCATGGATGGAGTGACGACGTTTATGAAAACGGAAGGGTGCTTTATGTGGAAACTAATAAGTGTTTTGCTTTTTCTTTTGACCAAAATGGGAAAACCGATATGGTTGTTTTCGTGACTTTTGAAGAGCTAAAGGATCAAGTAATTGTAAGTCTAACTCAAAGTGAAATTCCAACTGATGATGAAGGTAAAAGTAGTTTTCATGTAGGCTGCCTCACAGGTTGGACTTTTTATCTTACCAACCTCAAGTCTGTCTTAGAAGGTGGACTTGACCTTAGGAATAAGGATTTAGAGATTGGGGAAGTTATTAACTCTTAG